In the Plasmodium gaboni strain SY75 chromosome 13, whole genome shotgun sequence genome, atatatatatatatacttataaatgaatattttttttttttttttttttttgttctatAAGTAGAATTGATAGAATTGCATTTAGAACATGAAAAATTTAAAGTTGTATCGCTGTAAAATATTGACAGACATTTATGTCCAGAATAAAGAACTCGAAGAATATTTGAATATACTATATTATTTAGATCATTCAAATAAAGATTTTATAgagaatttaaaaatttttatttttgatgagttttataatattgaagatgataataaaaatgaaggagaagaaataaattCAAATGATAATTGTGTAAATGATAAGGAGGTTGAAATATATAGTACTACTGAAGAAAAGAAATTgttaaataataaaattttagaatataaaaaatcttttgaaaataaaatgatttatAATAAAGTAAATAATGAGATGAGatattatgaaatatttattttttataataataaattcCATGACgatataatttataatagTATAGGTCTAGAAATAAGCGAATGTgcatataatatgaatatcATGGAGCATTCAAAggaaatattaatattatcatcacatgaagattataaaaatttaaaagatataaaatCTGTAGATAATGAGAAATTTAcaaatgatgaaaaatttatgaataatatatatattatagatgataaaaaagctcaaaataatatgaatatatattatccttataataacaaaacagaacataaaaaaataaagaaaattttaatgtctctacaaataaatgatataaataatttttctgGTACTTTATTGAAATTTCCTCTAAGGATAAATGTTGGAAAAATGCATATGTgtgataaaataataatggCTACGATTGATTGTATGTtatttatgaataatataaaaaatattgatattGAAATGAATGATTcatctatatataattttgagAAGACAAAAAAGTTTATAAACATATCACCATCATTTTATTCAGAGGAAGAGAATATAGATTTGTATAAAGATATTAGTTATATATCAGTTGAATATACACATGAAGAGTTATGCActgaatatatattatataataaaaatttaaataataacaataataaaagtgataatgatttttataaaaataatgaaataatatttatctATACAACATCAGATATGTATGAAATACAAAAGTATTATgataagaaaaaagaaaatatagaatttatttctctttttaataataatatattttttataaaatgcATGGATACTCttcctatatatataaaaagttaTGATAGCAATAAAATTGataagataaaaaataatttattttgttcaaATGATATATCAGAATTAATATGTAATGAATATATACTATTCCTCATGTTATTACGTGAGTTgaataaatttaataatgcatatgattatttttcttattttcctccattatatatattagaacCTTCCAAATTTGATATAATAtcttatttattatatgaaaaattatttgaCGAGAAAAAACgattaaaattattttttaataagtATAATATGCAGTGGTTAGATTTTAATGAGTGTCTATTTTTATCAAGTGAgttaaaatatttaattgaTGACAATAcattatatgatattataaaatattcagatgtaaaaaatatactttATTTTGATGATAAATTGAAACATGccttatattattacttgAATGATTTATgtaaggaaaaaaaaaattatgagcgtattataaaaatagtaAGCAACAGCTTGATATACATTGATGACATACCTGATAATTTGGTGAGTATATGTAAAAATGTtaatgaagaagaaaaattaaGAGGTAATATTACTAAGAAAGGTACaagtaataatagtaataataatagtaataataataataataataataataataataataatattattattaataatagtaGTTATAATACTTTCATCAGCACTAACGACAACAATGATAATTGTGTAAGTGGTAGATCTCTTAAAAATGAGAACAGATTTTTTTTGGATATAATTGtagataatttaaaatatatgaaatatgaaaaatgtttaaatatattatgtcATATGTTACAATTAAATGATGAATGTATTGATAATTGTTTAAGGAATTATTACTGTATTCCAaatgaaatgaaaaaattaaaaaaaattgatgAACTGATTTATCCAATAGATGAAGTTTATTACTATAAATTCAATCAAGAGAAGTACTCTATAAATattgaagaaaataaaatgaatgataattttaaatatgaaaaaaaacaaatgatTGATTATATTGATAAGGAAAATTTAATATCATTAGATTTTATGAATCTTATAggaaaacaaaaattaaataaattaaaagtTTGGGgtttaaaaattattgaagaagattataaatttaacgacaatataaatgatatattatatgatttgaataaattatattttagtacaaatatatatgaaaataaattgaaaatattaaataaaattatatcaagaattgaaaaaaatatacattatttGAAAGATTCCtatatattagaaaaattaaaggacacattttttttacctGTGTATAGAAATAAAACAATGAATATAGATAGTCAAGTAAATAAGAAGACAATAAAAGATAATGTAACAAATATGATAGGATGTGAACAGAGTTTATGTGATgataaaatgataatacaaatagatagttatcatataataaatgatgatataaaaaataatgatatagCAAATGATGATGTAAcaaatgatgatataacaaatggtaatataacaaatggtgatataaaaaaaaataatatattaaacaatgatactaataattataatggtaataatgatatatatgaagatagtgaatataattactcccataataataataatataaaaaatctTGTACAGATATCACCAACATTTAGTAATAAATctataataaataataatagtaataataatataagaaaCTATTATATTGAATCGTCTTCcttattaaataataagaataaaaaaaatggttacaataattttattaaaattgCTGATTCGTATgataagaaatattataacttattatttttaataaaaatatgttatagcacagaaaatataattatgtcTTCAGAACTGTGTGAACttttagatatatataaaaaaccatcaataaaagatatattatctcatatgaatttattaacaagaaattttaaaaataattatatgcAAAATATGTTTAAGGTATATGATTGTATATACgaatattttgaaaattatattgtagaaaatatattgaatgGAAATAATTCAAccatttttaaaaataaaaaagactccccaaagaataatattaatagttataataataataattataataataataatagtgaGGGACATAATACCATAATGTCTAATTCATCCAATGAAATTTATATAGAACAATTACATATAGAGGAGCATGAAAAACTTATACActttttacaaaataataattatttatatattaaaaataaactaTGGAACCCCAAAGATgtatattatcatttaaaaaatatatcgtttaatatttttctttgtGATTTACcaaaattatatagaaTCAAATATCCAAATATGTTGAAATTAAGTGGTATACAATCTAAATTATTTCATTCGAAAATAATCTCTAttttgaataaaataaaaaataaaatagaaatgaaatataaaaaaatggtTGAATGTAATAAGTTTAATAAGGAAACTAACAAATTATGTAAGAAACAGTTGAATAATAGTGATCGTAATTCTATAACACATAATCAATATgtaaatgaaaaaaaggACGAGGCATTATTACAGCTAACTGGGCTTTTAAGAATGTCATATATGAATACAATAAATTTAATTGATATTTCTATAtgtgataatattaatggTACAAAATCTATGAACAAAGACgaattatattataatgaagagaataatatttctagtggaaataaaaaaggtAATATGAGTAtagaaaaaagaaaattaacATGTAAATgttttgataatatatatttaccaaataataaatatattttaataaaaaagcaagaatgtgtatatattaaaaaggCTATATCTcacaataataataataataatagtaataatagtaattATGTAAgaaatgattataatattgtaCATAAAGATATAAAGGAATGTATTATACATTTGTTAGATATAACAAAAGCtcaaaaagaaaataagGAAAATAAGGAAAATACAGAAAGTAACCATATTAAAGATAgtaaagaaaatattaactATCAAACAAATACCAAATAcaatattaaatataataataataataataataatagtaattATGTAAgaaatgattataatattgtaCATAAAGATATAAAGGAATGTATTATACATTTACTAGATATAACAAAAGCtcaaaaagaaaataagGAAAATACAGAAAGTAACCATATTAAAGATAgtaaagaaaatattaactATCAACCAAATACCAAATAcaatattaaatataataataataatagtaataataataataaaaaatttattaataatttaaataataaaaaaaatgctaaaattattaagaataaaattgagatttttaaaaagaatcaagaattatcttttaaaaaaatcaaTCCATATAACTTAAAATCGCCAATAGAGAAGATTAAAAGTGATGCATTAAACAAGGTCAACCCATTGACttataatatcaataaaaaaaaaaataaggaCACAGATCCTAGTTTAATAGGTTATAttgagaaaaaaaaacaaacttcagaaattaaaaaaaagaaaattcCTCTAccaataaaaaaaaatgacaaACTAAATTTATCATCTATACAGAGTTgtaaaaatgatattataaaaaacaaaaatagAATTAATCATTGTAatggaaatataaataatgaagCATGTTCCATATCTGAAAAAAGgataagaaaaataatatattccAATCCGAATATTAGTAGTGATAAAAAGAtcgaaaaaaaaagaaacgAATTAAACGAAACAAGATTATTTAaggatataaaaaatttaatttattttttagaTGATATAGGTTGTtttgatataaaatttattttggATAAGAgaatttttaataatacGTATGAGGATATACCAAAAaagtttttaaaaagatCATGTctacatttatatataaaatttaagaaagaaatatatacaaatctgttaattaataaaaatgaaatgaataaatatatagatatatataacatttcAACTATGAACACATATACATGTGATGAAAGTGGTATATCAGAATCATTAAAATCTTGTAATGatttaatttgtttatatCTATTCAAacatttttcttatatcttagattatttattactattaaatggaaataatatatcagAATGGTATAAGCTCAAGaaagaagaatataaaaatgataatttaaaggaaaataattctatatatatttcaaagGAAAACGATATAAATCAAGAGGAGGTACAAATTAATAGTAACCATTATACTTTAAATGAGGATAATCAAACATATAAACAAgtagataaaaaaaatacatatcAAAATATGGATAGTAAGAAACAAGATTGTGAagagaaatatattatatataaaagaaaaaatgtATCTTTAAATGAAAACGATAAAGTATtgatgaaaaatattttactttATGATCGTTTTGATAATATTGGTAGGGTTAAAAAATCGACATTTAATTTAtcttatataaaaaaaaaaaaaaataatatacttGTTAAGGAAAGAAATCAAAATAgagaaaaaagaaaggaagtaataaaaatgaaaatattggatgataatattatagaaATGAATCAAAGTccaaatataaaagaaaatgaaaaaatgaatgaaAGTGAGAATATGAATTCAaatgatgaagaaatatatgatatttccaatttagaaaaaaaaaaaataaatgaagaaaaagaagaagaagaagaaaataatgatgaaaaaatcATATGCATACgtatgtataataaaaacaaaatacCTTTATTAAAAATCGTAGAAAAAGCATTTTTGGaatgtaaaaaatttaatgagaactttctaattttttcaaaaaatattataaaaatagattttataaaaatatttgaaaagGATGAACGTGCCGAAATAATAACCAATTTAGGAATAAGTATGTCTGaaaatcatttttatttaagacaaaaattttataattcaattaaaaatttatatcCAAACAATTTAAATAACATAGGAGATAAGATAAATATCTAcaatgataatattaataataataatattataaatagcaatagtagtaataatattaatgagAATTATAATAACCATACTATAAATAGTAAAGAACAAAAattagaaatatttttacaatgtcaaatatataatggTAATAAATCAAGTAGATGGATTATAGGATTATTAGAAAATACTTGTATTTCTATATGTTTTGAACATTATCAGatatttagaaaatattatttatttcataatttaaatattatatcaaatataGAGAGCTTACCTATgcatattaaaataaacGTTTTAAATAATACTTTTTCTAATTTGAAAAAAACATTTAGAGATGATGAAAATGTATCATGTATAGTTAAGAATGTTTccattttatatatccaTTTTCTGAAGTTAGCCTATCGAAATACCgtaaaaaagatattaaaaCATGATACAagtaaaatattatataaacataaagataaatggataaaaaagaaaaaaaaaatcaatttaaataaaaataataataacaatgaATTGAGTACTATTAGTGAATGTATAGAACATAAAAATTGttcttataataataatgaaaatgatatacaaaagaataattatatatataaagttGATAAATGtgatataaaagaatttaaTGAAATCTATCAAATTATTAAGAATAAATATCTGAATTTTACTCccaaaaaatatgataaaaatgatttGTTTAATAATGTTGTTAAAAATGTTGTTTTAAATTGTTATGAACTTCAAATATTACCATGTcttcaaaaaaaagataCATTATATGCATTATATTGggataatatatatgattgtattaatatatatccattTTGTAAATATGTTAATCATATAACATTCTTTTTATTAGATCTTGGACTAAAGGTTCTTTTACCTTATTATGAAATTGATAATCTTATACACATTCATAAATTAGTTAGGTCGTCATTAAATGAAACGattcatttaaataagAAGAATTTGGAAGATACtaaaaatgaaatgaaTTGTGATACAAAGAATGGATATActttttcaaaaaatatatataataataataataatagtatcCCCTTTTGTTCATCTATTCATATGCttaataatgaaaatgttATTAGAAATGTATCTAATATTACTCCATCCTATTTAAgaaacaaaataaaaagtcatatatcaatatatgtatgttttGTGAAAGAATGCTTAAATGAAATGAGAGGTTCTTCAgttatgtatttatttgattatcttttttcagatattaaaaaaaatgattcAAATGATAccataaaaaaatatataaaaagtatCCCTATTTTTGCTATCCTAAGTTgtgatatattatatttgaaaGGGAAAATACAAACTTCTCGGTATGACAAATTGGGTAGAATAAAGGAGGACTACCATATTGAAAATATGTTTGAAGATAATGAGAAGAAATATGAAggtaataaaaataaatataataaaacgGCTGATCAAAAAATTGATGAAATGGATTATTATAATGGATATACTATATATACtaataacaacaacaataataataataatagtaataataataataataataatagtaataataataataatagtagtaataataataataatagtaataatagtagtaataataatattgatattaataacattaatattaataacattaatattattaataataatgacaacttaataaatgtaaaaagAGAAGTAAATATATCTAGAGGAACATATAATTCTCATATAATCATTCATTctaatgatataaaaacttataatgatgataataagaattctttaaataatttttttgatccaaaaaataatagaGATATATCATTACTTTGTGATGATTTtgttaaaataaaattaaatcattttgatacagaaaattttttaaattttgataatattcatttaattaAGTATGATGAAgatcaaaaaatatattgttctaaatatttctatatgtttgatttaaataaagttatgtttataaataCACATTTATACTCATCTGGTATACTTTCCTTATTAATAGAAACAGAatgtatattaaaattgacctttaaaaatttaatagATATTTTAGAATATAATCTTTACccaaatatatttcatttttgttcaacatataaaatgaaaaatagggaaaatatgaataaaatgaatgatattattaaaaggACAAATgatacatttttaaataattatgattatAGTAACATAACAAAGGATGTAGTGGTAAAACATATGGATACgttaaatataaataattcatGTGATTACAATAACAAAATAGAACAAGGAAtagaatattttaaaatatattctatatatgataattatatgaaaatacCATATGATctaaatattattatttataatagACTCTTATTAGATATGgtaaatgatatatataaagaatacAGTGATATGAATTTTTTAGAAAATTTGAAAGATTTTCGTTTATTAATAACATATGATACTCTTAATAACAATAGGAACACaacatatatgtatatacataatataaatgatataaaagatatcataaatataaatttcaTTGATCCAAATGTTGAACAAGTGCTATATTCAATAGGCTATAGGAAAATACATAATAGTTTATCAAATGATAGTATTTTTAACcaatatttattaaatgattatgaagatatattattatccttatatagaaatatgTCATGTATTAATTGGTCAGATTTAAACAATACTCAAATACATACACTTCTTTCTGCTTTCTTATctaatattaaatttaatagtaataatatctCATATTTGAAACCCTTACcaatattttattcattaaTTGATTCTCAatttgtaaatattattagtaagaataaaaaatatattgttatcGGAACAAATTATGAAAATCTATTGTTGAgtattataaatgaaatatttcAGAAGGAAAACAACTATAATGAGGATATTATGTTATCTCAAGGTGATAATATAACTGAACgtattaaagaaaattatataaataaatattacataaataatagtaCATCAACTGATAAAAGTGTACAAGATAGTAATAAGATACCTACTGTTTTAGATAATATGATTATCGGAAATCAGAACATAGATGAAATTAATACAACAGGTAATAATATGAACGatgataattttaattataatattatcttaTCAAGTATTCcaaaaaatgaaaaaacaaattCATATATCTTGAACTCtaatgaagaaataaattCAACCTTAATAgataattcatataatataataagtaatattatgaatagTAACTctaataatgataatatatataatatcataaCGTCAAATACAGTTGAAAATAAACTGAACcttaaatatatctttcTCCATCAttcaaatattaatatggattattggaaatatataaatataaaatactGGTATGattatgatattattttgtatttctttttaaatattttaaaaaattgtaaCAGTGTTCACCTATTTGAGAATATCctactttttatatataaggaATATGAACgagtata is a window encoding:
- a CDS encoding hypothetical protein (conserved Plasmodium protein, unknown function), translating into MKNLKLYRCKILTDIYVQNKELEEYLNILYYLDHSNKDFIENLKIFIFDEFYNIEDDNKNEGEEINSNDNCVNDKEVEIYSTTEEKKLLNNKILEYKKSFENKMIYNKVNNEMRYYEIFIFYNNKFHDDIIYNSIGLEISECAYNMNIMEHSKEILILSSHEDYKNLKDIKSVDNEKFTNDEKFMNNIYIIDDKKAQNNMNIYYPYNNKTEHKKIKKILMSLQINDINNFSGTLLKFPLRINVGKMHMCDKIIMATIDCMLFMNNIKNIDIEMNDSSIYNFEKTKKFINISPSFYSEEENIDLYKDISYISVEYTHEELCTEYILYNKNLNNNNNKSDNDFYKNNEIIFIYTTSDMYEIQKYYDKKKENIEFISLFNNNIFFIKCMDTLPIYIKSYDSNKIDKIKNNLFCSNDISELICNEYILFLMLLRELNKFNNAYDYFSYFPPLYILEPSKFDIISYLLYEKLFDEKKRLKLFFNKYNMQWLDFNECLFLSSELKYLIDDNTLYDIIKYSDVKNILYFDDKLKHALYYYLNDLCKEKKNYERIIKIVSNSLIYIDDIPDNLVSICKNVNEEEKLRGNITKKGTSNNSNNNSNNNNNNNNNNNNIIINNSSYNTFISTNDNNDNCVSGRSLKNENRFFLDIIVDNLKYMKYEKCLNILCHMLQLNDECIDNCLRNYYCIPNEMKKLKKIDELIYPIDEVYYYKFNQEKYSINIEENKMNDNFKYEKKQMIDYIDKENLISLDFMNLIGKQKLNKLKVWGLKIIEEDYKFNDNINDILYDLNKLYFSTNIYENKLKILNKIISRIEKNIHYLKDSYILEKLKDTFFLPVYRNKTMNIDSQVNKKTIKDNVTNMIGCEQSLCDDKMIIQIDSYHIINDDIKNNDIANDDVTNDDITNGNITNGDIKKNNILNNDTNNYNGNNDIYEDSEYNYSHNNNNIKNLVQISPTFSNKSIINNNSNNNIRNYYIESSSLLNNKNKKNGYNNFIKIADSYDKKYYNLLFLIKICYSTENIIMSSELCELLDIYKKPSIKDILSHMNLLTRNFKNNYMQNMFKVYDCIYEYFENYIVENILNGNNSTIFKNKKDSPKNNINSYNNNNYNNNNSEGHNTIMSNSSNEIYIEQLHIEEHEKLIHFLQNNNYLYIKNKLWNPKDVYYHLKNISFNIFLCDLPKLYRIKYPNMLKLSGIQSKLFHSKIISILNKIKNKIEMKYKKMVECNKFNKETNKLCKKQLNNSDRNSITHNQYVNEKKDEALLQLTGLLRMSYMNTINLIDISICDNINGTKSMNKDELYYNEENNISSGNKKGNMSIEKRKLTCKCFDNIYLPNNKYILIKKQECVYIKKAISHNNNNNNSNNSNYVRNDYNIVHKDIKECIIHLLDITKAQKENKENKENTESNHIKDSKENINYQTNTKYNIKYNNNNNNNSNYVRNDYNIVHKDIKECIIHLLDITKAQKENKENTESNHIKDSKENINYQPNTKYNIKYNNNNSNNNNKKFINNLNNKKNAKIIKNKIEIFKKNQELSFKKINPYNLKSPIEKIKSDALNKVNPLTYNINKKKNKDTDPSLIGYIEKKKQTSEIKKKKIPLPIKKNDKLNLSSIQSCKNDIIKNKNRINHCNGNINNEACSISEKRIRKIIYSNPNISSDKKIEKKRNELNETRLFKDIKNLIYFLDDIGCFDIKFILDKRIFNNTYEDIPKKFLKRSCLHLYIKFKKEIYTNLLINKNEMNKYIDIYNISTMNTYTCDESGISESLKSCNDLICLYLFKHFSYILDYLLLLNGNNISEWYKLKKEEYKNDNLKENNSIYISKENDINQEEVQINSNHYTLNEDNQTYKQVDKKNTYQNMDSKKQDCEEKYIIYKRKNVSLNENDKVLMKNILLYDRFDNIGRVKKSTFNLSYIKKKKNNILVKERNQNREKRKEVIKMKILDDNIIEMNQSPNIKENEKMNESENMNSNDEEIYDISNLEKKKINEEKEEEEENNDEKIICIRMYNKNKIPLLKIVEKAFLECKKFNENFLIFSKNIIKIDFIKIFEKDERAEIITNLGISMSENHFYLRQKFYNSIKNLYPNNLNNIGDKINIYNDNINNNNIINSNSSNNINENYNNHTINSKEQKLEIFLQCQIYNGNKSSRWIIGLLENTCISICFEHYQIFRKYYLFHNLNIISNIESLPMHIKINVLNNTFSNLKKTFRDDENVSCIVKNVSILYIHFLKLAYRNTVKKILKHDTSKILYKHKDKWIKKKKKINLNKNNNNNELSTISECIEHKNCSYNNNENDIQKNNYIYKVDKCDIKEFNEIYQIIKNKYLNFTPKKYDKNDLFNNVVKNVVLNCYELQILPCLQKKDTLYALYWDNIYDCINIYPFCKYVNHITFFLLDLGLKVLLPYYEIDNLIHIHKLVRSSLNETIHLNKKNLEDTKNEMNCDTKNGYTFSKNIYNNNNNSIPFCSSIHMLNNENVIRNVSNITPSYLRNKIKSHISIYVCFVKECLNEMRGSSVMYLFDYLFSDIKKNDSNDTIKKYIKSIPIFAILSCDILYLKGKIQTSRYDKLGRIKEDYHIENMFEDNEKKYEGNKNKYNKTADQKIDEMDYYNGYTIYTNNNNNNNNNSNNNNNNNSNNNNNSSNNNNNSNNSSNNNIDINNININNINIINNNDNLINVKREVNISRGTYNSHIIIHSNDIKTYNDDNKNSLNNFFDPKNNRDISLLCDDFVKIKLNHFDTENFLNFDNIHLIKYDEDQKIYCSKYFYMFDLNKVMFINTHLYSSGILSLLIETECILKLTFKNLIDILEYNLYPNIFHFCSTYKMKNRENMNKMNDIIKRTNDTFLNNYDYSNITKDVVVKHMDTLNINNSCDYNNKIEQGIEYFKIYSIYDNYMKIPYDLNIIIYNRLLLDMVNDIYKEYSDMNFLENLKDFRLLITYDTLNNNRNTTYMYIHNINDIKDIININFIDPNVEQVLYSIGYRKIHNSLSNDSIFNQYLLNDYEDILLSLYRNMSCINWSDLNNTQIHTLLSAFLSNIKFNSNNISYLKPLPIFYSLIDSQFVNIISKNKKYIVIGTNYENLLLSIINEIFQKENNYNEDIMLSQGDNITERIKENYINKYYINNSTSTDKSVQDSNKIPTVLDNMIIGNQNIDEINTTGNNMNDDNFNYNIILSSIPKNEKTNSYILNSNEEINSTLIDNSYNIISNIMNSNSNNDNIYNIITSNTVENKLNLKYIFLHHSNINMDYWKYINIKYWYDYDIILYFFLNILKNCNSVHLFENILLFIYKEYERVYKKRFVENNTSSNQLNNMNDTNNIKNTIHSDISYRDFLINIISELKEIPLKFKANLKCSQLYNLNNDVYREFIYINKLYNFSKLQNFPYEQKFLESLNFHYIPNIMEINNFLLILINMLKQKGNNVIDKSAMEMIFNNINLDFSRYDTNYEEEHLNKKISVLLKYINENLKHLLSQKDENFTYLVNSLIGLLMHDQKFAEKIKTYDILFMYYTQKDKEIADIMNNTIKSKEINETTNEGDKNFINIKSE